A genomic segment from Glycine soja cultivar W05 chromosome 20, ASM419377v2, whole genome shotgun sequence encodes:
- the LOC114403484 gene encoding mechanosensitive ion channel protein 6-like isoform X2 — translation MQSIRKSFKSYGSYNKHSRFSGAGNSDSDHEQQLPILHDQETHCHPAMPAGDYVVKINEDGSEAPQGNRIWRESSYEFWNNDGATTTAGGSDQSFDFRQSEDPPSQLIGHFLHKQRASGEMQLDMDLEMEELQREGDDGKLTPVDESPVTHRVSRELKVSFEEPTCNVNFLEAQNDAVRRRHSKDSPSIAEFQRPPQPPQHDCRRSPSPSPAGDEEVVRCTSNASFERSLSMQRKSALLKAKTRSRLMDPPEEPDRKSSRVLKSSQLLSGFLGKKNDEEDEDPFLEEDLPDEFKETHFSLWILLEWLSLILIIGLLITTLCVPFLRNKDLWQLRLWKWEVMVLVLICGRLVSDWVIRIAVFCIERNFLLRKRVLYFVYGVKKAVQNCVWLGLVLIAWHLLFDKRVQRETRSNFLEYVTKVLVCFLVGTLVWLLKTLMVKVLASSFHVSTYFDRIQESLFNQFVIETLSGPPLVEIRKAEEEEERLADEVQKLQNAGVTIPPDLRASAFSNIKSGRLRSGMLPKSPRFKSDKFSRPLSKKSDEPNMITMDNLHKLNPNNISAWNMKRLMNMVRNGALSTLDEQILDNSMDDENATQIRSENEAKAAAKKIFQNVARRGCRYIYPDDLMRFMREDEAAKTMNLFEGASEAERISKSALKNWVVNAFRERRALALTLNDTKTAVNKLHRMLNFIVAIVILVIWLLILELATTKFLLFVSSQVVVVAFVFGNTCKTIFEAIIFLFVMHPFDVGDRCEIDGVQMVVEEMNILTTIFLRYDNQKVIIPNNVLATKAIYNYYRSPDMGDAIEFCLHISTPVEKISLIKHRIQSYIDNKKEHWYPSPLIVYRDYDQLNMVRMAIWPTHRMNFQDMGERFVRRSLLLEEMIKIFRELDINYRLLPLDINVRATPTTSDRLPPSWASVPTPS, via the exons ATGCAATCTATCAGGAAGTCCTTCAAATCTTATGGTTCTTACAACAAACATTCTCGGTTTTCCGGCGCCGGAAACTCTGATTCTGATCACGAGCAGCAGCTCCCCATTCTTCACGACCAAGAAACCCACTGCCACCCTGCCATGCCCGCCGGCGACTACGTCGTCAAAATCAACGAGGACGGAAGCGAGGCCCCCCAGGGCAACAGGATTTGGCGCGAGTCCAGCTACGAATTCTGGAACAACGATGgcgccaccaccaccgccgGCGGAAGCGACCAGAGCTTCGATTTCCGCCAGTCGGAGGACCCGCCGTCGCAGCTGATCGGGCACTTCCTTCACAAGCAGCGAGCCTCCGGCGAGATGCAGCTCGACATGGATTTGGAGATGGAGGAGCTGCAGCGCGAAGGCGACGACGGAAAGTTAACGCCGGTGGATGAATCTCCGGTGACTCACCGCGTCTCGAGAGAGCTCAAGGTTTCCTTCGAGGAACCTACCTGCAATGTGAATTTCCTGGAAGCGCAAAACGACGCCGTCAGAAGAAGGCACAGCAAGGACTCGCCGTCGATCGCGGAGTTCCAACGCCCTCCGCAACCGCCCCAACACGACTGTCGCCGGTCTCCCTCGCCGTCGCCAGCCGGCGACGAGGAGGTTGTTCGGTGCACCTCGAACGCTTCCTTCGAGAGAAGCCTTTCCATGCAGAGAAAATCGGCCTTGTTGAAGGCCAAGACGAGGTCTAGGTTAATGGACCCGCCCGAAGAGCCCGACAGAAAATCGAGTCGGGTTCTCAAATCGAGTCAGCTCCTATCCGGGTTTCTAGGGAAGAAGAATGATGAAGAGGATGAGGATCCTTTTTTGGAAGAGGATCTTCCTGATGAGTTTAAGGAGACTCATTTCAGCTTGTGGATTCTTCTCGAGTGgttgagtttgattttgatcatTGGGTTGTTGATAACCACCCTTTGTGTTCCCTTTCTTAGGAACAAGGATCTGTGGCAGCTTAGGTTGTGGAAATGGGAGGTTATGGTTTTGGTTTTGATCTGTGGCAGGCTGGTGTCTGATTGGGTTATTAGGATTGCTGTGTTCTGCATTGAGAGGAACTTCCTTTTGAGGAAGAGGGTCTTGTATTTTGTATATGGTGTGAAGAAGGCTGTTCAGAATTGTGTTTGGTTGGGGCTTGTGTTGATTGCTTGGCATTTGTTGTTTGACAAGAGGGTGCAGAGGGAGACCCGCAGCAATTTCCTCGAGTATGTGACTAAGGTGTTGGTGTGTTTCCTTGTGGGGACTTTGGTGTGGTTGTTGAAGACCCTTATGGTTAAGGTGTTGGCTTCCTCTTTTCATGTGAGTACCTACTTTGACAGGATTCAGGAATCGCTGTTTAACCAGTTTGTGATTGAGACGCTTTCGGGGCCGCCTTTGGTGGAGATTCGGAAGgctgaggaggaggaggagaggcTTGCCGATGAGGTTCAGAAGCTTCAGAATGCTGGGGTTACCATACCCCCTGATCTTAGGGCATCTGCCTTTTCTAATATTAAGAGTGGGAGGTTGAGGAGTGGAATGCTTCCGAAAAGCCCCAGATTTAAGAGTGACAAGTTTTCTCGGCCTCTTTCCAAGAAGTCTGATGAGCCGAATATGATCACTATGGATAACCTGCATAAGCTGAATCCCAATAACATCTCTGCCTGGAATATGAAAAGGTTGATGAACATGGTCCGGAATGGGGCTCTTTCTACCCTGGATGAACAGATTCTTGATAACTCGATGGATGACGAGAATGCCACGCAAATTAGAAGTGAAAACGAGGCGAAGGCTGCAGCtaagaaaatatttcaaaatgttgCTAGACGCGGGTGCAG GTATATATACCCGGATGACTTGATGCGCTTTATGCGAGAAGATGAAGCTGCAAAAACCATGAATCTCTTTGAAGGAGCGTCTGAAGCTGAGAGAATCAGCAAATCAGCCTTGAAGAACTGGGTG GTCAATGCCTTCAGGGAAAGGAGAGCACTTGCTTTGACATTGAATGACACCAAAACGGCAGTGAACAAACTTCATCGAATGCTCAATTTTATAGTTGCAATTGTTATACTGGTTATTTGGCTCTTGATATTGGAACTTGCCACCACCAAATTTCTTCTCTTTGTGAGCTCACAGGTTGTCGTGGTTGCATTTGTATTTGGAAACACCTGCAAGACCATATTTGAAgcaattattttcttgtttgtcATGCACCCATTTGATGTGGGAGATAGATGTGAAATTGATGGGGTTCAG ATGGTGGTAGAAGAAATGAACATATTGACAACCATATTTCTGAGATATGATAATCAAAAGGTCATCATCCCTAACAATGTCCTTGCTACCAAGGCCATATATAACTATTACCGGAGTCCTGACATGGGAGATGCTATCGAATTCTGTTTACATATATCTACCCCAGTTGAAAAGATTTCACTCATTAAACACAGAATACAAAG TTACATTGATAACAAGAAGGAGCACTGGTATCCTTCACCTTTAATCGTATACAGGGATTATGACCAATTAAACATGGTGAGAATGGCTATCTGGCCAACTCATAGAATGAACTTCCAAGACATGGGAGAAAGGTTTGTGAGGAGATCCCTTTTGCTTGAAGAGATGATCAAGATTTTTAGGGAGCTTGACATTAATTACCGTCTATTGCCCCTGGACATCAACGTGAGAGCGACTCCTACCACCTCTGATCGTCTTCCACCTAGTTGGGCATCAGTTCCAACTCCAAGTTGA
- the LOC114403484 gene encoding mechanosensitive ion channel protein 6-like isoform X1, with translation MQTWSVHYTNSSYPFSFSSPCLLLLGFGIRKSFKSYGSYNKHSRFSGAGNSDSDHEQQLPILHDQETHCHPAMPAGDYVVKINEDGSEAPQGNRIWRESSYEFWNNDGATTTAGGSDQSFDFRQSEDPPSQLIGHFLHKQRASGEMQLDMDLEMEELQREGDDGKLTPVDESPVTHRVSRELKVSFEEPTCNVNFLEAQNDAVRRRHSKDSPSIAEFQRPPQPPQHDCRRSPSPSPAGDEEVVRCTSNASFERSLSMQRKSALLKAKTRSRLMDPPEEPDRKSSRVLKSSQLLSGFLGKKNDEEDEDPFLEEDLPDEFKETHFSLWILLEWLSLILIIGLLITTLCVPFLRNKDLWQLRLWKWEVMVLVLICGRLVSDWVIRIAVFCIERNFLLRKRVLYFVYGVKKAVQNCVWLGLVLIAWHLLFDKRVQRETRSNFLEYVTKVLVCFLVGTLVWLLKTLMVKVLASSFHVSTYFDRIQESLFNQFVIETLSGPPLVEIRKAEEEEERLADEVQKLQNAGVTIPPDLRASAFSNIKSGRLRSGMLPKSPRFKSDKFSRPLSKKSDEPNMITMDNLHKLNPNNISAWNMKRLMNMVRNGALSTLDEQILDNSMDDENATQIRSENEAKAAAKKIFQNVARRGCRYIYPDDLMRFMREDEAAKTMNLFEGASEAERISKSALKNWVVNAFRERRALALTLNDTKTAVNKLHRMLNFIVAIVILVIWLLILELATTKFLLFVSSQVVVVAFVFGNTCKTIFEAIIFLFVMHPFDVGDRCEIDGVQMVVEEMNILTTIFLRYDNQKVIIPNNVLATKAIYNYYRSPDMGDAIEFCLHISTPVEKISLIKHRIQSYIDNKKEHWYPSPLIVYRDYDQLNMVRMAIWPTHRMNFQDMGERFVRRSLLLEEMIKIFRELDINYRLLPLDINVRATPTTSDRLPPSWASVPTPS, from the exons ATGCAAACTTGGAGTGTTCACTACACCAATTCAAGTTACCCTTTCTCATTTTCATCTCCTTGCTTGCTCCTTTTGGGCTTTGGAATAAG GAAGTCCTTCAAATCTTATGGTTCTTACAACAAACATTCTCGGTTTTCCGGCGCCGGAAACTCTGATTCTGATCACGAGCAGCAGCTCCCCATTCTTCACGACCAAGAAACCCACTGCCACCCTGCCATGCCCGCCGGCGACTACGTCGTCAAAATCAACGAGGACGGAAGCGAGGCCCCCCAGGGCAACAGGATTTGGCGCGAGTCCAGCTACGAATTCTGGAACAACGATGgcgccaccaccaccgccgGCGGAAGCGACCAGAGCTTCGATTTCCGCCAGTCGGAGGACCCGCCGTCGCAGCTGATCGGGCACTTCCTTCACAAGCAGCGAGCCTCCGGCGAGATGCAGCTCGACATGGATTTGGAGATGGAGGAGCTGCAGCGCGAAGGCGACGACGGAAAGTTAACGCCGGTGGATGAATCTCCGGTGACTCACCGCGTCTCGAGAGAGCTCAAGGTTTCCTTCGAGGAACCTACCTGCAATGTGAATTTCCTGGAAGCGCAAAACGACGCCGTCAGAAGAAGGCACAGCAAGGACTCGCCGTCGATCGCGGAGTTCCAACGCCCTCCGCAACCGCCCCAACACGACTGTCGCCGGTCTCCCTCGCCGTCGCCAGCCGGCGACGAGGAGGTTGTTCGGTGCACCTCGAACGCTTCCTTCGAGAGAAGCCTTTCCATGCAGAGAAAATCGGCCTTGTTGAAGGCCAAGACGAGGTCTAGGTTAATGGACCCGCCCGAAGAGCCCGACAGAAAATCGAGTCGGGTTCTCAAATCGAGTCAGCTCCTATCCGGGTTTCTAGGGAAGAAGAATGATGAAGAGGATGAGGATCCTTTTTTGGAAGAGGATCTTCCTGATGAGTTTAAGGAGACTCATTTCAGCTTGTGGATTCTTCTCGAGTGgttgagtttgattttgatcatTGGGTTGTTGATAACCACCCTTTGTGTTCCCTTTCTTAGGAACAAGGATCTGTGGCAGCTTAGGTTGTGGAAATGGGAGGTTATGGTTTTGGTTTTGATCTGTGGCAGGCTGGTGTCTGATTGGGTTATTAGGATTGCTGTGTTCTGCATTGAGAGGAACTTCCTTTTGAGGAAGAGGGTCTTGTATTTTGTATATGGTGTGAAGAAGGCTGTTCAGAATTGTGTTTGGTTGGGGCTTGTGTTGATTGCTTGGCATTTGTTGTTTGACAAGAGGGTGCAGAGGGAGACCCGCAGCAATTTCCTCGAGTATGTGACTAAGGTGTTGGTGTGTTTCCTTGTGGGGACTTTGGTGTGGTTGTTGAAGACCCTTATGGTTAAGGTGTTGGCTTCCTCTTTTCATGTGAGTACCTACTTTGACAGGATTCAGGAATCGCTGTTTAACCAGTTTGTGATTGAGACGCTTTCGGGGCCGCCTTTGGTGGAGATTCGGAAGgctgaggaggaggaggagaggcTTGCCGATGAGGTTCAGAAGCTTCAGAATGCTGGGGTTACCATACCCCCTGATCTTAGGGCATCTGCCTTTTCTAATATTAAGAGTGGGAGGTTGAGGAGTGGAATGCTTCCGAAAAGCCCCAGATTTAAGAGTGACAAGTTTTCTCGGCCTCTTTCCAAGAAGTCTGATGAGCCGAATATGATCACTATGGATAACCTGCATAAGCTGAATCCCAATAACATCTCTGCCTGGAATATGAAAAGGTTGATGAACATGGTCCGGAATGGGGCTCTTTCTACCCTGGATGAACAGATTCTTGATAACTCGATGGATGACGAGAATGCCACGCAAATTAGAAGTGAAAACGAGGCGAAGGCTGCAGCtaagaaaatatttcaaaatgttgCTAGACGCGGGTGCAG GTATATATACCCGGATGACTTGATGCGCTTTATGCGAGAAGATGAAGCTGCAAAAACCATGAATCTCTTTGAAGGAGCGTCTGAAGCTGAGAGAATCAGCAAATCAGCCTTGAAGAACTGGGTG GTCAATGCCTTCAGGGAAAGGAGAGCACTTGCTTTGACATTGAATGACACCAAAACGGCAGTGAACAAACTTCATCGAATGCTCAATTTTATAGTTGCAATTGTTATACTGGTTATTTGGCTCTTGATATTGGAACTTGCCACCACCAAATTTCTTCTCTTTGTGAGCTCACAGGTTGTCGTGGTTGCATTTGTATTTGGAAACACCTGCAAGACCATATTTGAAgcaattattttcttgtttgtcATGCACCCATTTGATGTGGGAGATAGATGTGAAATTGATGGGGTTCAG ATGGTGGTAGAAGAAATGAACATATTGACAACCATATTTCTGAGATATGATAATCAAAAGGTCATCATCCCTAACAATGTCCTTGCTACCAAGGCCATATATAACTATTACCGGAGTCCTGACATGGGAGATGCTATCGAATTCTGTTTACATATATCTACCCCAGTTGAAAAGATTTCACTCATTAAACACAGAATACAAAG TTACATTGATAACAAGAAGGAGCACTGGTATCCTTCACCTTTAATCGTATACAGGGATTATGACCAATTAAACATGGTGAGAATGGCTATCTGGCCAACTCATAGAATGAACTTCCAAGACATGGGAGAAAGGTTTGTGAGGAGATCCCTTTTGCTTGAAGAGATGATCAAGATTTTTAGGGAGCTTGACATTAATTACCGTCTATTGCCCCTGGACATCAACGTGAGAGCGACTCCTACCACCTCTGATCGTCTTCCACCTAGTTGGGCATCAGTTCCAACTCCAAGTTGA